TAGTTCCCACGCCGCCGGAGTATATCAGGGCCTTTGAGGCCGAGACCGAGGTGGCCCCGGAAGGGGAAGGCGTTTCGGGCGGTGAGGGTGAAGGTAAGAAGGAGGGCGAAGCCGAGGCCGGTAAGGGCGGCCAGCAGGAAGGTGAGGGTGAAGGGAAGGATGAATCTTCCGAGGGGGGCGTAGCAGCCATGGATAGCGGTGGGGCCACGACACCTGAGGATTTCTCTGAATTTGCCGGTAAACAGGCCGAAACCACCCAACAGGAGGTAGCAACCGAGACAGAGGCCGAACAGGATATTTCCAATGGAAAAATCATCAGGGAGGTGGGCGGTATCGCCCTGCTCCTGGCAAATGCCGCAGGCCAGTTATGGACCGGGACGGACAAGGGCCCCTTATACCATTCCAGTGAGCCCAACTATTTTCGGTCTTCCGGGGGAGCGGATTCCTTTACGGCATACGAAGACAGGCACGAAAACAATTCCGCTTATAAGCTGGTAGCCGATGAGACGGATGCCTCCGGTTCCAGGATCCACGTGAACACCTTTGACTGGGGCACAGGGGGCAATCTGGCTTTGACCTCCCCTCATGATTTCGATTACCACCTGGGTGGGCGTTACTATGACGCGGAGGGGAACGAATACCTGGAGTGGGGATGGTGGGAGGATTCATCCGCAACAGACAAGGGTTTATTGGGAGAGGGATCAGGATTACAGTACTTTGCAGCCGGGGCCAAGATCTGGCACATCGAGGGAAAACAGACCCATCCGGATTATATCGATTACTTGCAGGGACAAGGGGCGAGCTACAAGTATACGGGCGAAGTCAAAGGGGTTTTCGGGGACAGTTCGGCGAGTTTCTCGCCTCCGACGGTGGTAACAGGGACCTTTAGTTGTGATGTCAATTTTCAGTTCCGGGCCGTATCCAACTTCGAACTCGATGCGAGCGGCGGCACTGCACCGGTGGTCAATGTGAACCTGAGCGACGGGAGCGGGACCATTGAAAGCGACGGAACCTTTGACCTTGAGAACTTTTCAGGAACCATCGGTCCCGGCAGCGGCCATTCTGTTTCTTCGACTCAGACCGGTGGGGGCGGGACCTTTTTCGGGAAAAAGGCCGAGGGAATAGGGGGTATGTGGCACGCCCATGATGGGTCCGATTACTGGGCCGTGGGTGAGTTCCATGGCAAGAGGTGAATGGGTTCAGGGGAACTGACAGGCCGAACCGCTTAATCCCTTGTCAAAACCCGGAGAGTGTGTTAAAGAATCGGACCGAAATTCCGGAGCGAGCAGAAGTCAAGGGTGATTTTGGCCCTGAAACGCCCGAAAGCCGATTATATCAAAAGGTTGGAGCGCTTGCTCCTGTGGCTTTTCCGGGAAAGGGATTCTTCGGGACCCCGGCTGAAGGGGCCCCCGATTCATTCGAAGGGAACGCGGAGCTTGGGCGAAAGAGGGCATGTTTTTTGAGGTCTAGGTGAAAGGCTGCGGAGGCTAAAATCCATTTAGTACATGAATGATGAGGAAACAGGAGATGGGAGTCAGAAAAGAACAGATTGTTGCTTATTGGATTGCAGGCATCTTTTTCGTGATCGGAGTGGTATGTTATGCCGCCTTTCCTGAAAAGGCTCCCGAACAGCCCGTACGGATCATGTTCAAGAGCACGGGCGGAAAGGTTCTCTTCAGCCACAAGGTCCATACCTCTGACGAAGGATATGGGATCGAATGTATGGATTGCCATCACGACCTTGAAGAGGAGGGGGACCTTCCGGCCGCCTGTGGAGAGTGTCATGAGCCCGACAGCGAGGACCCGATGAAGAGGTCGGATGCCTTACATACCCAGTGCATCGGTTGCCACAAGGAGGAAGGGGGCGGACCGGTGGATTGCAATGAGTGCCACATGCTCTAAAAGAAATTTCCGGTATCCTGTCCAAGAAGGAGCGCATACGTTCCCTTTCTTCATGAGGAGGTTGTTGAGATGATCAAAAGATCATTTTTCGGTCTGATCAAACCCAAAATGACCTTGCCGGTAACAGCAGGAGAAAAGAGGACATTGATCGAATCTCTTCCCCTGCCGAAAAAGGCGGTACTGTTGTTGGACCCGGAAAAGACCGGTGAGGTGGAACTCACCGTGAAATCCGGTGACACCGTGCGAACGGGGCAGAAGATCGGGGTTGACAAGGACGGGTTTTATCTCGTTTCTCCGGTGACCGGGACGGTCACGGCCCTTGGCCGACAGGCCGGACACCTCGGCCAGGTATACCAGTCGATCACGGTGGAGGTGGCCGAGGAGGATCAGTGGGATGAGGAATTCAGCGCTGCAGCAGGAGAATCAGGCCGGGAGAGTATCCTGCCTTTCCTGGGCATCCTTCCCGGGGCCGCTGATTTCAGGAACTTTCTGAATCCCGGGCATTCTTACGATACGGTCATCATCAGCGCCATGGAACAGGATCTGATGGTGGAGACCAGCCGCTATGTCCTGAAACATCAGGCCAAGGACGTCAAGGAGGGAATCGAAGTCCTGAAGGAGATTCGGCCTGCCGGCCGGTATGTCTTGGTCGCCCCCCCTGACCTCCTTTCCTTGACGGCTCGCTCAGGAGCGGAAGGCCAGACAGTTGATCCGGTTTACCCCAATAACCTGCCGGGGATGATAGTCAGGAAGGTCATGGGAAAAGCGGTCCCTGCAGGGAAGCGTTTCGAAGAGGCGGGCGTCGGATACCTCAACGTTGAGGCGGTCGCCGCCCTGGGGAGGGTCTTCAGGGACCGGACTCCACAACTTGACAAGGTGATCACGGTGATCCGGAAGGACAAGACGACCCAGATGATCAAGGTGCGTATGGGCACGCCGGTGGGAGAAATCCTCGGACCTATGGGTATCGAGGCGAACCACGGGGATCGGATCGTCTTCGGGGGCCCCATGAGAGGTCCGACGGTCTTCTCAGAAGACCTCCCGGTCTCGGCGGACACGGATGCCGTAATGGTCCAGGACAAGGCGGAACTCCTCCCTTATGTGGACAACCATTGCGTTAATTGCGGAGAGTGTGTGAGAATCTGCCCGGCCAAGATTCCGGTCAACATGCTTATTCGGTTGCTTCAGAGCGGTCTCTTCGAGGAAGCCGCTGATCGCTATGACCTCTTTTCCTGCATAGAATGCGGATTGTGCAGTTTCGTCTGTATCGCGCGAATCCCTATCTTTCAGTATATCATGCTCGGGAAATACGAATACGACAGGATGAAAGGAGCGGAGGAATCCAATGGCTAGCCAGAAGCTGTTCGTCGGTTCATACGCACCCCATTGGCATGATGGAAGCAGCCTGCGGGAAAGACATCTTCATATAATGCTGGCCTGTCTGCCCGCGGTGATCCTCGGCATCGCTCAATACGGAATCCCGGCCTTCAGGGTCGTCCTTTTTTCCGTTTCCTGCGCCATGCTGTGGGAACTCCTCATGAACAAGGCCATGAGCCGACCCGTAACCATCGGTGATGGAAACGCCGCCTTGATAGGAATGGTGTTCGCCATGCTCCTTCCCGCCACGACTCCCTGGTGGATGGTCGTCGTGGGAACCTTTGTGGCGATTGTGATCGGAAAGCAGATCTGGGGCGGAATGGGGTGCAATCCCTGTAACCCGGTCCTGGTGGCCGTCGCCATCTTGATGCTTTCCTGGCACGACCGCCTGGATTTCAATGCAGCTCTGGTGAACTATGATTTTGGATTCACTGTGGAGCATCCCCTGACTGCTTTGAAATACCTTGGACCCTCCGTGGTGGATAACTACAATTTCTCGGATCTCTTCCTCGGTCAGCAGGTGGGAGGAATCGGCACCGCCTTCGCCCTCGGACTTATCCTGGGGGGCGTCTACTTGATCTTGAGAGGCTTTGTCCGTTGGGAAATATCCTTGTCCTTTCTCCTGGGACTTGTTATCACCGCTTCGATTTTCCACGGTGCAAATCCCGAGAAGTATGCAGGTCCCCTGTTTCATGTCCTGACGGGGTATACCCTGATTGCGACCTTCTTCCTGTTGCCGGAGGAATCTTCCTCCCCGGTCAACTTCGTACCCATGCTGCTTTACGGGGCGATGGCCGGGGTCCTGACCGTGCTTATACGCAATATCGGCTTCTTCGTGGATGGTGTGGTCTTCGCGGTGTTACTCGTGAATCTGGCCAACCCGTTGCTCGACAGGATCAGACCCAAAGCCATGGGAAGGGAGATCGAACATGCGTGAAATGATAAAACTCTTCGTTGTGATCGTCCTATTCAGCATTGTTTCCGGGGGCGGTCTGGCGGCCCTGAGGGGAGCGACCAAGGACCGCATCGAGATGCAGCAGTTGAAGTTCGTAAAGGGCCCGACTCTTGCTAAAATCCTGAAAGGGTGTGAGAACGACTATCTCGCAGATCGATTCAAGATCGCCGACGGAGAAGTTCAGAGGGACTTTTTCGTGGGTAAGTTTAATGGAAAGCGTAATGTCGTAGCCTTTGAGGCCTTTGGAAAGGGGTTCGGAGGAGACATCGGAGTGATCGTCGCCGTCAATGTGGAGACCGATAAAATCGTCGGGGTGGGGATCACCACCCACAGCGAAACCCCGGGCCTCGGGGCCAGGATAAAGACCGAAGAAGCCTTTACAGCACAGTTCAAGGGTATGTCCATCAAGGAACCTTTCAAGGTCAAGGCGGACGGCGGACAGGTGGATGCCATCAGCGGCGCCACGGTGTCCTCGAGGGGGGTTTGCGGCGCCATGGTCAAGCTGGGCGAGATTTATACACGTTTGAAGGACCAGATCGTCGAGAAATTAAAAGCATAGAGATCGAGGGAGACAAGGGACTATGGCAAAGAGCGTCGTACAGGAATTTACAAAGGGGTTGTGGGCTGAGATTCCCCCGTTTCGACTGGTTCTCGGGCTTTGCCCAACCCTGGCCGTCACCAAGAGCGTGGAAAACGGTTTTGGTATGGGAGTGGCCACTACCTTCGTACTCGTCTGCTCCAATATATTGATTTCTCTTTTAAGGAGTGTCGTGCCCAAGAGGGTGAGGATCGCCTGCTACATCGTCGTCATAGCAACCTTCGTGACCGTGGTGGAACTCCTCATGCAGGCCTTCGCCTATCCACTGTTTCTGCAACTGGGTATCTTCATTCCCCTCATAGTCGTGAACTGCATCCTCCTGGGACGGGCCGAGGCCTTCGCCTCCAAGAACGGCGTTGTGGCCTCACTGGCGGACGGCCTGGGGATCGGGATCGGTTTCACCCTTTCCCTTACCGCCCTTTCCCTGTTCCGGGAGGTGCTCGGGAAAGGGAGCCTGACCCTGCCTTTCGGGATTGCGTCCTTCACCGATATATTCGGGGCTTCCTATCAGCCTTTCTCTTTCCTGGTTGAGGCCCCCGGGGCTTTTGTCTGTCTGGGATTGATGCTGTGCATCATGAATATGCTGGGCAAGAAGTAAGGGAGTTATTACTCTTTCTCATACAAGGTAAGGAGACATTCGATGGGCGATTACCTGTTATTGGGCATTAGTTGTATTTTTGTCAACAACATCCTTTTGATGCAGTACCTTGGGAACTGCCCCTTCCTGGGTGTATCGAAAAAGATGGAAACGGCCGTAGGAATGGCTATGGCCGTCATCTTCGTGCTGGTGATGGCGGGGACCATCACCTGGGTCACGGAGCATCTCCTTCTTCGACCCTTTGGGTTCGAATTCCTCCGGACCCTGGCTTTTATCCTGGTCATCGCCTCCCTGGTTCAATTCGTAGAGATGTTCCTGAAGAAGAGCATACCGGCCCTTTATGCCGGCCTGGGAATCTTCCTTCCTCTGATTACTACCAATTGCGCGGTGATGGGCGTGTGCCTCATCAACATCAAGGAGGAGTACAGCTTCCTCCAGGCCCTTGTCGCCTCATTCAGTTACGCCGTCGGGTTCGGGCTTGCCCTGGTCCTGTTCGCCGGTGTCAGGGAACGCATCCTATTGGCCAGGGTTCCCAAACCCCTCCAGGATACTTCCATCGGCCTGGTTGGCGCCGGCTTGATGTCCCTCGCGTTTTTCGCCTTCAAGGGGATGGTCTAGTCCATCCATGTTTAAAAGGGATTGTTGCCGCCCGTCCTTTACGGCGGGAGGCCGGAAGCTGAAAGGCCCTTTTATCAGACTCGAAACAGGAGGCACTCGATGATACTTGGCGGGATTCTCATCATGGGAGCGGTCGGCGCCGTGGTGGGCGTGGGTTTGGCCCTGGCGTCAAAGATATTCTATGTTTACGTGGATCCCAAGATCGAAGCCGTAGAGGAGGCCCTGCCGGGCGCCAATTGCGGTGGTTGCGGTTACCCGGGTTGCAGCGCCAATGCTGTGGCTATTGTTGAAGGAAGGGCCTCCGCATCCTCTTGTGTGGCAGGAGGACCCGAGATCGCCGCCGAAATCGCTGAAATCATGGGTGTGAAATTGGAAGCCCGGGAGCCCGATATCGCGAGGCCGGGGTGCCGATACGGTTATGAGGATGCGGATCTGAAGTACCTGTACGACGGAATCCCGGACTGCCGCGCCATGGCGTTGCTGAAGGGCGGGTCAAAGGTATGTCCCATCGGATGCCTGGGAATGGGGACCTGTGTACGCGCCTGCCCCTTTGGTGCCCTTTCCATGGGGCCGGATCATCTGCCCGTTGTGGATCCGGAGAAATGCACCGGATGCGGGACCTGTGAGAGGGTCTGCCCGAAGCATATCATCACCCTTTCCTCCTATACGCGGAGGATGCAGAAAGAATACACCACCGACGATTGCACGGCGCCCTGCCAGAGGGCGTGCCCCGCGGGAATCGATATTCCTTCCTACATCCGGGAGATCAGGGAGGGGCGTTACCTGGAAGCGATTCGAGTCATCAAGGAGACCAATCCCTTCCCCGCGGTTTGCGGCCGGATCTGCGTGCACCCCTGCGAATATGAATGCAGGCGGAACCTGGTGGATGAGCCTGTGGCCATCAATCATCTCAAACGCTTCGCCGCGGATTATGAGATGAAGTCCGGCGAACGGGTCCAGATTCCCAGGGCCCCGGAAACAGGGCGAAAGATCGCCGTCGTGGGTGGTGGTGCAGAGGGACTTACCGCGGCCTACTTCTTGAACCGACTTGGTCACGATGCCTCGGTGTATGAGGCCACCTCGAGGCTCGGGGGCTTGCTACACTCAGGGATTCCGGAGAACCGCTTACCGCGGGATATCCTGGAATACGAGATCAACGGAATTCTGGATGCGGGCGTACAGGCGTACACCAACAGGAAACTGGGTCGGGATTTCACAATCGATTCGCTTTTCAAAGAAGGTTATGAAGCCGTCCTCGTGGCCATCGGCGGATGGGATACCCAGATGAGTGTCAAGGAAAGGGAGGCGGCCCCGTCCACCAAGGCCCTGCCCGGTGTGCGGTTCCTATTGGATTTCCTGCTGGACGTAAGGGCTGGAAGGGATCCCGGTGTGGGGGAAAACGTGATGATCGTGGGGGGAGGAAAGGCGGCGCTGGAGGCTGCCAGGCATTCTCTCCAGGCGGGCGCAAAGGTGGTCAACATCGTATCCCGGAAGGGAAGGGATGAGTGGCCTCTGGACCGGGTGGAGCTGGAAAAATTGGAGAGGGAGGAAGGGATTCGGTTCTTTTTTGAGGCCGCACTCACTCGGATGATGGGGGAAGGCCCAGCCTTGAAGCAGGTGGAAATCACCAGCACCCACGCACAGGGTGAAGAGAAAGAAGACATGAATGAATTGATCCCGGTGGATACCTTACTCACCGGGGCCGGCCGTTTTCCTGAGTTGATCTACGTTCCCCGGCGGAC
This genomic stretch from Deltaproteobacteria bacterium harbors:
- a CDS encoding FecR domain-containing protein translates to MLIRIERFCCLFIACLALSAVASAWMPSEANGQVRRGKAVPAHRLPESLRTLEIKDFYVPGDLKAVGRIQRMSGTVVVVHEPSKKAYFGAAGDLIHEKDTIITLPDSRCRISFSGDDVVAMAPDTRFSVELYREQEMEGKRSFFSMLKGKAMFYALRLFRYRDTRFRVKTPTAIVGVRGTKFGIHVYWVEERRADGAGIRIADRRDNADLYLAQAGSEEGGIKSYTDCFSEDGILDVNGRIVHPGEMFKGDTGLVVPTPPEYIRAFEAETEVAPEGEGVSGGEGEGKKEGEAEAGKGGQQEGEGEGKDESSEGGVAAMDSGGATTPEDFSEFAGKQAETTQQEVATETEAEQDISNGKIIREVGGIALLLANAAGQLWTGTDKGPLYHSSEPNYFRSSGGADSFTAYEDRHENNSAYKLVADETDASGSRIHVNTFDWGTGGNLALTSPHDFDYHLGGRYYDAEGNEYLEWGWWEDSSATDKGLLGEGSGLQYFAAGAKIWHIEGKQTHPDYIDYLQGQGASYKYTGEVKGVFGDSSASFSPPTVVTGTFSCDVNFQFRAVSNFELDASGGTAPVVNVNLSDGSGTIESDGTFDLENFSGTIGPGSGHSVSSTQTGGGGTFFGKKAEGIGGMWHAHDGSDYWAVGEFHGKR
- a CDS encoding cytochrome c3 family protein, with the translated sequence MGVRKEQIVAYWIAGIFFVIGVVCYAAFPEKAPEQPVRIMFKSTGGKVLFSHKVHTSDEGYGIECMDCHHDLEEEGDLPAACGECHEPDSEDPMKRSDALHTQCIGCHKEEGGGPVDCNECHML
- a CDS encoding 4Fe-4S dicluster domain-containing protein; the protein is MIKRSFFGLIKPKMTLPVTAGEKRTLIESLPLPKKAVLLLDPEKTGEVELTVKSGDTVRTGQKIGVDKDGFYLVSPVTGTVTALGRQAGHLGQVYQSITVEVAEEDQWDEEFSAAAGESGRESILPFLGILPGAADFRNFLNPGHSYDTVIISAMEQDLMVETSRYVLKHQAKDVKEGIEVLKEIRPAGRYVLVAPPDLLSLTARSGAEGQTVDPVYPNNLPGMIVRKVMGKAVPAGKRFEEAGVGYLNVEAVAALGRVFRDRTPQLDKVITVIRKDKTTQMIKVRMGTPVGEILGPMGIEANHGDRIVFGGPMRGPTVFSEDLPVSADTDAVMVQDKAELLPYVDNHCVNCGECVRICPAKIPVNMLIRLLQSGLFEEAADRYDLFSCIECGLCSFVCIARIPIFQYIMLGKYEYDRMKGAEESNG
- a CDS encoding RnfABCDGE type electron transport complex subunit D gives rise to the protein MASQKLFVGSYAPHWHDGSSLRERHLHIMLACLPAVILGIAQYGIPAFRVVLFSVSCAMLWELLMNKAMSRPVTIGDGNAALIGMVFAMLLPATTPWWMVVVGTFVAIVIGKQIWGGMGCNPCNPVLVAVAILMLSWHDRLDFNAALVNYDFGFTVEHPLTALKYLGPSVVDNYNFSDLFLGQQVGGIGTAFALGLILGGVYLILRGFVRWEISLSFLLGLVITASIFHGANPEKYAGPLFHVLTGYTLIATFFLLPEESSSPVNFVPMLLYGAMAGVLTVLIRNIGFFVDGVVFAVLLVNLANPLLDRIRPKAMGREIEHA
- a CDS encoding RnfABCDGE type electron transport complex subunit G, translated to MREMIKLFVVIVLFSIVSGGGLAALRGATKDRIEMQQLKFVKGPTLAKILKGCENDYLADRFKIADGEVQRDFFVGKFNGKRNVVAFEAFGKGFGGDIGVIVAVNVETDKIVGVGITTHSETPGLGARIKTEEAFTAQFKGMSIKEPFKVKADGGQVDAISGATVSSRGVCGAMVKLGEIYTRLKDQIVEKLKA
- a CDS encoding electron transport complex subunit E — its product is MAKSVVQEFTKGLWAEIPPFRLVLGLCPTLAVTKSVENGFGMGVATTFVLVCSNILISLLRSVVPKRVRIACYIVVIATFVTVVELLMQAFAYPLFLQLGIFIPLIVVNCILLGRAEAFASKNGVVASLADGLGIGIGFTLSLTALSLFREVLGKGSLTLPFGIASFTDIFGASYQPFSFLVEAPGAFVCLGLMLCIMNMLGKK
- the rsxA gene encoding electron transport complex subunit RsxA; translated protein: MGDYLLLGISCIFVNNILLMQYLGNCPFLGVSKKMETAVGMAMAVIFVLVMAGTITWVTEHLLLRPFGFEFLRTLAFILVIASLVQFVEMFLKKSIPALYAGLGIFLPLITTNCAVMGVCLINIKEEYSFLQALVASFSYAVGFGLALVLFAGVRERILLARVPKPLQDTSIGLVGAGLMSLAFFAFKGMV
- a CDS encoding FAD-dependent oxidoreductase, which produces MLGGILIMGAVGAVVGVGLALASKIFYVYVDPKIEAVEEALPGANCGGCGYPGCSANAVAIVEGRASASSCVAGGPEIAAEIAEIMGVKLEAREPDIARPGCRYGYEDADLKYLYDGIPDCRAMALLKGGSKVCPIGCLGMGTCVRACPFGALSMGPDHLPVVDPEKCTGCGTCERVCPKHIITLSSYTRRMQKEYTTDDCTAPCQRACPAGIDIPSYIREIREGRYLEAIRVIKETNPFPAVCGRICVHPCEYECRRNLVDEPVAINHLKRFAADYEMKSGERVQIPRAPETGRKIAVVGGGAEGLTAAYFLNRLGHDASVYEATSRLGGLLHSGIPENRLPRDILEYEINGILDAGVQAYTNRKLGRDFTIDSLFKEGYEAVLVAIGGWDTQMSVKEREAAPSTKALPGVRFLLDFLLDVRAGRDPGVGENVMIVGGGKAALEAARHSLQAGAKVVNIVSRKGRDEWPLDRVELEKLEREEGIRFFFEAALTRMMGEGPALKQVEITSTHAQGEEKEDMNELIPVDTLLTGAGRFPELIYVPRRTEEESASRPEGPVSWETVVPYASPFAMEDIGIFRPGEASVDYKAVVEAIGMGRRSAGSLHKYLNGEAVEAPDNMLRRFTPVLNIESLEPVKETPREPMPELPKEEQIADPSAEIALGYSEEQARREAERCLQCGLICYRRVGGNPH